The Caulifigura coniformis genome includes a region encoding these proteins:
- a CDS encoding MerR family DNA-binding protein yields MNASARTAAGPAPQTLTIGRVAKAAGLGVETIRFYEREGLLPAPSRRRSGYRSYDPGVVVRLQFIRRAKDLGFTLGEIKSLLDLRQDPSATAADVKRQARLKIDDVERRIRSLQEIRDALLHLVTQCRGQGPLSECPIVDAMEHGLRTACDTKGPMP; encoded by the coding sequence ATGAACGCCTCAGCACGCACGGCCGCCGGCCCGGCACCTCAAACGCTCACCATCGGGCGGGTGGCGAAGGCGGCCGGCCTGGGAGTGGAAACCATCCGGTTCTATGAACGGGAAGGGCTGCTGCCTGCACCGTCCCGCCGCCGTTCGGGATACCGCAGTTACGACCCGGGTGTGGTTGTGCGGCTGCAGTTCATTCGCCGGGCCAAGGATCTGGGATTCACTCTCGGCGAAATCAAATCGCTGCTCGACCTGAGGCAGGATCCCTCCGCGACGGCCGCCGACGTGAAGCGGCAGGCCCGGCTGAAGATTGATGACGTTGAAAGGCGGATCCGCAGCCTGCAGGAAATCCGGGATGCGCTGCTCCACCTCGTCACGCAGTGCCGCGGTCAGGGCCCGCTGAGCGAATGCCCGATCGTCGACGCCATGGAGCACGGTCTTCGAACCGCATGCGACACGAAAGGACCAATGCCGTGA
- a CDS encoding heavy metal translocating P-type ATPase, with amino-acid sequence MVVDPARALRAEKDGQTEYFCSEHCRQVFLGTAAPGHSCCGGTRPTQTGNRPRGKAWFCPMCPGVESDLPGDCPECGMALERAHVGESATVWTCPMHPEVRQDHPGDCPICGMALEPVTDPSAAAEDDAERRSMSRRFLVSAVLSLPLFVLAMAPMVGVDTHQWLSPGRSQWLQFLLATPVVLWGGWPFLVRGWRSLVTRRLNMFTLIAIGTGAAYVYSLAALLAPNAFPESFKMHGVVELYFEAAAVITTLVLLGQVLELRARQQTGSAIRELMSLAPTSAHLLQNGVEKEVSLDRVKAGDLLRVRPGEKVPVDGVVSEGRSAVDESMVTGEPLPIEKGTGDKVIGGTINSTGTFVMRAEGVGADTVLSRIVAMVAEARRSRAPIQRVADQVAGYFVPAVVAISVFTFVAWAMWGPEPRLAYALVNAVAVLIIACPCALGLATPMSIMVGVGRGAREGVLIKSAESLEHLQRATTIVVDKTGTLTEGRPRLTEVIGLGGHDGDELLRLAASLEQSSEHPLARAIVEGAKGRGIRLSEGGSFASIPGGGLEGVVDSRKLLIGTLVLMRERNVGGIEGAEERVRPFREQGQTAMFVAVDDQLAGVLAVADPVKTTTPEALRDLHELGLRIVMLTGDHEATARAVASALGLDEFHAGVRPDDKQRFVETLRTSGSIVAMAGDGVNDAPALAAADVGIAMGTGTDVAIESAGITLLKGDLRGITRAVRLSRAVMRNIRQNLFFAFVYNVLGVPVAAGVLYPVFGLLLSPMVAAAAMSLSSVSVIANALRLRSVRLE; translated from the coding sequence ATGGTCGTCGATCCGGCGCGGGCCCTCCGAGCCGAGAAGGATGGACAGACCGAGTACTTCTGCAGCGAGCATTGCCGGCAGGTGTTTCTGGGAACTGCGGCACCAGGCCATTCCTGCTGCGGCGGGACTCGTCCTACGCAGACGGGGAACAGGCCGCGCGGCAAGGCCTGGTTCTGCCCGATGTGCCCGGGAGTGGAGAGTGACCTGCCGGGCGACTGCCCGGAATGCGGGATGGCCCTGGAGCGCGCCCACGTCGGCGAGTCCGCGACGGTCTGGACCTGCCCGATGCATCCTGAGGTGCGACAGGATCATCCGGGCGACTGTCCCATCTGCGGGATGGCGCTCGAACCGGTCACCGATCCCTCAGCGGCGGCGGAGGATGATGCCGAACGGCGTTCCATGTCGCGACGGTTCCTGGTCTCGGCCGTGCTGAGCCTGCCGTTGTTCGTCCTGGCGATGGCGCCGATGGTCGGCGTCGACACTCATCAGTGGCTATCGCCCGGGCGCTCCCAATGGCTGCAGTTCCTTCTGGCGACGCCGGTCGTACTGTGGGGCGGTTGGCCCTTTCTTGTCCGGGGCTGGCGGTCGCTCGTCACCCGGCGGCTGAACATGTTTACGCTGATCGCGATCGGCACGGGAGCGGCCTATGTCTACAGCCTCGCCGCGCTCCTTGCTCCGAATGCGTTTCCCGAATCCTTCAAGATGCACGGCGTCGTCGAACTCTATTTCGAGGCGGCGGCCGTGATTACCACGCTGGTCCTGCTGGGCCAGGTCCTGGAACTGCGCGCGCGGCAGCAAACGGGGAGTGCGATCCGCGAACTGATGTCTCTGGCGCCGACGAGCGCGCACCTTCTGCAGAACGGTGTGGAGAAAGAGGTCTCGCTCGACCGCGTGAAGGCAGGGGATTTGCTCCGGGTCCGTCCGGGCGAGAAGGTCCCGGTCGACGGCGTGGTGAGTGAAGGTCGCAGCGCGGTCGATGAGTCGATGGTCACGGGGGAGCCGCTGCCGATCGAGAAGGGGACTGGCGACAAGGTCATTGGAGGGACGATCAATTCGACGGGGACATTCGTGATGCGGGCGGAAGGCGTCGGGGCGGACACCGTCCTTTCGCGAATCGTCGCGATGGTCGCGGAGGCCCGACGGAGCCGGGCGCCGATCCAGCGCGTGGCCGATCAGGTGGCCGGCTATTTTGTGCCGGCGGTGGTCGCGATCTCGGTCTTCACGTTCGTGGCCTGGGCCATGTGGGGGCCGGAACCACGTTTGGCGTACGCGCTCGTGAATGCGGTCGCCGTGCTGATCATTGCCTGCCCGTGCGCGCTGGGGCTGGCGACCCCGATGTCGATCATGGTGGGAGTGGGCCGCGGAGCTCGAGAGGGTGTTCTGATCAAGAGCGCCGAATCACTCGAACACCTGCAGCGGGCGACGACGATCGTTGTCGACAAGACGGGGACGCTCACGGAAGGCCGGCCGCGACTCACGGAAGTCATCGGCCTCGGCGGCCATGATGGCGACGAACTCCTGCGGCTGGCCGCCTCGCTCGAACAGTCGAGCGAGCATCCTCTCGCGCGGGCGATCGTCGAGGGGGCGAAAGGCAGGGGAATCCGGCTGTCGGAAGGCGGGAGCTTCGCATCCATTCCAGGCGGGGGGCTGGAGGGAGTTGTCGACTCGCGAAAGCTGTTGATCGGGACTCTCGTCCTGATGAGGGAACGGAATGTGGGAGGGATTGAGGGGGCTGAGGAGCGCGTCCGCCCGTTCCGGGAACAGGGGCAGACGGCGATGTTCGTGGCCGTGGACGACCAGCTGGCCGGCGTCCTGGCCGTGGCCGACCCCGTCAAGACAACCACGCCCGAAGCCCTGCGTGACCTGCACGAGCTGGGCCTGCGGATCGTCATGCTGACGGGAGACCACGAGGCGACAGCGCGGGCCGTCGCCAGCGCGTTGGGGCTCGATGAGTTTCATGCCGGAGTGCGCCCTGACGACAAGCAGCGGTTCGTGGAAACGCTGCGAACGAGCGGTTCGATCGTGGCGATGGCGGGGGATGGCGTGAACGATGCCCCGGCGCTCGCGGCCGCCGATGTGGGAATCGCGATGGGAACGGGGACGGATGTGGCGATCGAAAGCGCGGGGATCACCCTGTTGAAGGGGGATCTGCGGGGCATCACCCGGGCGGTCAGGCTCAGCCGCGCGGTGATGCGGAACATCCGCCAGAACCTGTTCTTCGCGTTCGTGTACAACGTGCTGGGGGTCCCGGTCGCAGCAGGTGTCCTGTATCCGGTGTTCGGATTGCTGCTGTCGCCGATGGTTGCGGCGGCGGCGATGAGCCTCAGCTCGGTCTCGGTCATTGCCAACGCGCTCAGGTTGCGGTCCGTACGCCTCGAATGA
- a CDS encoding DUF5985 family protein, whose translation MSDLIPPDANAFLRGAIAMGHSVAGLFFLRYFVRSRDSFFLMFSIAFWALGSIRVAMIFVADPMEQHYLYWVRFFAYLLILGAIVTKNLPARSGASATGRPTSP comes from the coding sequence ATGAGCGACCTCATCCCTCCAGACGCAAATGCCTTTCTCCGCGGCGCGATCGCCATGGGACACTCAGTCGCCGGGCTGTTCTTCCTGCGCTATTTTGTGCGTTCGCGTGACTCGTTCTTCCTGATGTTCAGCATCGCGTTCTGGGCCCTCGGTTCGATTCGCGTCGCGATGATTTTCGTCGCCGACCCGATGGAACAGCATTACCTGTACTGGGTGCGGTTCTTCGCCTATCTGCTGATCCTGGGCGCGATCGTCACCAAGAATCTTCCGGCACGGAGCGGCGCTTCGGCGACCGGGCGGCCGACGTCGCCGTAA
- a CDS encoding DUF5985 family protein → MPGVVFLLCMLTSLASGTLLWRAAHGPSRRLLSWSAVFFFGMAVNNAILFGDVIVGPQTDLTMPANIVALISVFALLYALIWEAT, encoded by the coding sequence ATGCCTGGTGTGGTTTTTCTCCTGTGCATGCTCACGAGCCTGGCGAGCGGAACGCTGTTGTGGCGGGCCGCTCATGGGCCGTCGCGCCGGCTTCTGAGCTGGAGCGCCGTGTTTTTTTTCGGAATGGCGGTGAATAACGCCATCCTCTTCGGCGACGTGATCGTGGGTCCGCAGACTGACCTGACCATGCCGGCGAACATCGTCGCCCTGATCAGTGTGTTTGCCCTGTTGTATGCCCTCATCTGGGAAGCCACCTGA
- a CDS encoding HAMP domain-containing protein, which translates to MAPSPSTPSEVESKRTRVKKSRAAKALANGKPENGESAPRESPAKSDGIDERQLLTAILALKKGDFSARLPVEWTGVAGKVADAFNEFVDLMVRHTSEVERISNVVGKQGRIAQRIPMAGATGAWAQRLLAINGLIDDLVHPITETARVIGAVAKGDLSQSMELGTDEGPLEGEFLRTAKTVNTMVGQLTSFASEVTRVAREVSTEGKLGGQAQVKGLAGTWRDLTDNVNLMASNLTNQVRNIAQVTTAVANGDLTKKITVDVRGEFLELKDTINTMVDQLRSFASEVTRVAREVGSEGKLGGQARVEGVSGTWKDLTDNVNSMASNLTAQVRNIAAVTTAVATGDLTKKITVDVKGEILELKNTINTMVDQLSSFASEVTRVAREVGTEGKLGGQAQVKGVAGTWKDLTDNVNSMGSNLTIQLRDVSKVATAIASGDLGQKVTVDVKGEILQIKNTINTMVDQLGSFASEVTRVAREVGTEGRLGGQANVKGVAGTWKDLTDNVNYMAGNLTNQVRNIAEVTTAVASGDLSKKITVDVKGEILELKNTINTMVDQLRSFASEVTRVAREVGTEGKLGGQADVKGVAGTWKDLTDSVNYMAGNLTAQVRNIAEVTTAVAKGDLSKKITVDVKGEILELKNTVNIMVDQLRSFASEVTRVAREVGSEGKLGGQAEVQGMAGTWKDLTDNVNYMAGNLTNQVRNIAEVTTAVAKGDLSKKITVDVKGEILELKVTINTMVDQLSSFASEVTRVAREVGSEGKLGGQADVRGVAGTWKDLTDSVNSMASNLTNQVRNIADVTTAVAKGDLSRKITVAPKGEILELKNTINTMVDQLSSFAAEVTRVAREVGSEGKLGGQADVKGVAGTWKDLTDNVNYMAGNLTAQVRNIADVTTAVAKGDLSKKITVDVKGEILELKNTINTMVDQLGSFASEVTRVAREVGSEGKLGGQADVKGVAGTWKDLTDNVNYMAGNLTAQVRNIAEVTTAVANGDLSKKITVDVKGEILELKNTVNIMVDQLRSFASEVTRVAREVGTEGKLGGQADVKGVSGTWKDLTDNVNYMAGNLTGQVRGIARVVTAVANGDLRQKLTVEAKGEIAALSETINSMIDTLATFADQVTSVAREVGVEGRLGGQASVPGAAGTWKDLTDNVNQLAANLTGQVRAIAEVATAVTKGDLTRFITVEARGEVAALKDNINEMIRNLKDTTHKNSEQDWLKTNLAKFSRMLQGQKDLLTVGRLILSELAPVVSAQHGVFYIFDNSGEPQLRLLASYAYRERRHIGNSFRLGEGLVGQCAFEKQKILLGHVPPDYVQISSGLGEATPLNVIVLPVIFEGQVKAVIELASFERFSLAHHAFLDQLTESIGIVLNTIEANMRTEDLLKQSQSLARELQSQQQELKSTNEQLEEKARLLAEQNVEVERKNEEVEQARQALEEKATQLALTSKYKSEFLANMSHELRTPLNSLLILSDQLRRNREGNLQAKQLEFAQTIHAAGNDLLNLINDILDLSKIESGTVVLDIGELQFGDLRDYVERTFRHVADSKRLEFAIDLDERLPRSLYTDSKRLQQVIKNLLSNAFKFTHTGHVSLSIQVVEGGWSTDHDTLNKARTVLAFSVEDTGIGIPSDKQRIIFEAFQQADGSTNRKYGGTGLGLAISRELSNILGGELRLVSHIGTGSQFTLYLPVSYAPVKSHRRIVAETQPSGMPGLPAPSGSDDEGAYLVEAIDPVISSNVFADDREQLGVGERVLLAVDNDEAFVRILLDACRDIGWKGIATTSGAAALAMARDLRPDAITLDLRLPDIDGWRVLDRLKNDAETRHIPVYIITTEDEQRERGRQRGALGVLAKPFQSKELLEEALLSLKSYVEREARRLLVLESEPAHPSSLSHLLSHEGAMLTTTTSADDALERIASERFDCVVVGPDIPEMAFREILDAAERSPVLNDTPLIVYHSRSLSKRDESRMNRLRSSLVLKEVRSPERLLDQASLYLHSPISRLGESQQTLFRQLHESDTVLDGKTVLIVDDDVRNIFAMTSILEQHRMNVIPSESGKDAIQLLKERSDIDIVLMDIMMPDMDGYETIRTIRRVSTLKSLPIVAVTAKAMKGDREKCLQAGAWDYLSKPVDPDYMLGVLRAWLHR; encoded by the coding sequence ATGGCGCCCTCTCCCTCCACTCCTTCGGAAGTGGAGTCCAAGCGCACACGCGTGAAAAAGTCCCGGGCGGCAAAGGCCCTCGCGAACGGCAAGCCGGAGAATGGCGAATCCGCCCCTCGTGAGTCTCCGGCCAAATCTGACGGCATTGACGAACGTCAGTTGCTCACCGCCATTCTGGCCCTGAAAAAGGGGGATTTCTCCGCCCGTCTGCCGGTGGAGTGGACGGGCGTCGCCGGGAAGGTCGCCGACGCGTTCAACGAATTCGTCGACCTGATGGTCCGCCACACGAGTGAAGTCGAGCGGATCAGTAACGTCGTCGGGAAGCAGGGGCGCATTGCGCAGCGGATTCCCATGGCCGGCGCGACGGGCGCCTGGGCCCAGCGTCTTTTGGCCATCAACGGGCTCATCGACGATCTCGTCCATCCCATCACGGAGACCGCCCGGGTGATCGGGGCCGTCGCCAAGGGGGACCTTTCGCAGTCGATGGAACTGGGAACCGATGAAGGCCCACTCGAAGGTGAGTTTCTCCGGACCGCAAAAACCGTCAACACGATGGTGGGTCAGCTCACGTCATTCGCCTCGGAAGTGACTCGCGTGGCCCGCGAGGTGTCGACGGAAGGCAAGCTCGGCGGACAGGCACAGGTGAAAGGCCTTGCCGGAACCTGGCGCGACCTGACCGACAACGTCAACCTGATGGCTTCGAACCTGACCAATCAGGTGCGAAACATCGCCCAGGTGACCACGGCCGTCGCGAACGGCGACCTGACCAAGAAAATCACCGTCGACGTCCGCGGCGAGTTCCTCGAGCTCAAAGACACCATCAACACGATGGTCGATCAGCTCCGTTCATTCGCTTCGGAAGTGACCCGCGTCGCCCGCGAAGTGGGCTCGGAAGGAAAACTCGGCGGACAGGCGCGCGTGGAAGGCGTGTCGGGAACCTGGAAGGACCTGACGGACAACGTCAATTCGATGGCCTCGAACCTCACGGCCCAGGTGCGAAATATCGCCGCCGTGACGACCGCCGTCGCCACGGGAGATCTCACCAAGAAGATCACCGTCGACGTGAAGGGCGAAATCCTCGAACTGAAGAACACCATCAACACGATGGTCGACCAGCTCTCGTCGTTCGCCTCCGAAGTGACCCGCGTGGCCCGCGAAGTGGGCACCGAAGGAAAGCTCGGTGGACAGGCCCAGGTGAAGGGGGTGGCCGGCACATGGAAGGATCTCACGGACAACGTGAACTCCATGGGCTCCAACCTGACCATTCAGCTTCGCGACGTCTCCAAGGTCGCGACGGCGATTGCGTCCGGCGATCTCGGTCAGAAGGTGACCGTGGACGTGAAGGGCGAAATTCTGCAGATCAAAAACACCATCAATACGATGGTCGATCAGCTTGGCTCGTTCGCGTCGGAAGTGACCCGCGTCGCCCGCGAGGTGGGCACCGAAGGCCGCCTCGGTGGTCAGGCCAACGTGAAAGGCGTCGCCGGCACCTGGAAAGACCTCACGGATAACGTGAACTACATGGCCGGCAACCTGACGAACCAGGTCCGGAACATCGCGGAAGTGACGACTGCCGTCGCCAGCGGCGACCTTTCCAAGAAGATCACTGTCGATGTGAAGGGAGAAATCCTCGAGCTGAAGAACACCATCAATACGATGGTCGATCAGCTTCGCTCCTTTGCTTCGGAAGTGACCCGCGTGGCCCGCGAAGTGGGAACGGAAGGAAAGCTCGGCGGACAGGCCGACGTGAAAGGCGTGGCGGGGACGTGGAAGGATCTCACGGACTCCGTGAATTACATGGCCGGCAACCTGACGGCCCAGGTGCGAAACATCGCCGAAGTGACGACGGCTGTCGCCAAGGGAGATCTCTCCAAGAAGATCACCGTCGACGTCAAGGGCGAAATCCTTGAGCTGAAGAACACCGTCAACATCATGGTGGATCAGCTCCGCTCGTTCGCGTCGGAAGTGACCCGCGTGGCCCGCGAGGTCGGGTCCGAAGGAAAGCTGGGAGGACAGGCCGAAGTCCAGGGAATGGCCGGCACGTGGAAGGATCTCACTGACAACGTCAACTACATGGCCGGCAACCTGACGAACCAGGTCCGCAACATCGCCGAGGTGACGACGGCCGTCGCCAAGGGAGATCTCTCGAAGAAGATCACCGTCGATGTGAAGGGCGAAATTCTGGAACTCAAGGTGACCATCAACACGATGGTGGACCAGCTGAGTTCGTTCGCGTCGGAAGTGACGCGCGTCGCCCGCGAAGTGGGCTCTGAAGGAAAACTCGGCGGGCAGGCCGACGTCCGCGGCGTGGCCGGAACCTGGAAGGATCTCACCGATTCCGTGAACTCGATGGCGTCGAACCTGACGAACCAGGTCCGCAACATCGCCGACGTGACGACCGCCGTCGCCAAGGGTGACCTGTCGCGCAAGATCACCGTGGCGCCCAAGGGCGAAATTCTGGAGCTCAAGAACACCATCAACACGATGGTCGATCAGCTGAGTTCGTTCGCGGCCGAGGTGACCCGCGTGGCCCGCGAAGTGGGCTCCGAAGGCAAGCTCGGCGGGCAGGCCGACGTGAAGGGCGTCGCCGGCACCTGGAAGGATCTCACTGACAATGTGAACTACATGGCCGGCAACCTCACGGCCCAGGTGCGAAACATTGCCGATGTCACGACCGCCGTCGCCAAGGGCGATCTGTCGAAAAAAATCACCGTCGATGTGAAGGGCGAAATCCTCGAGCTGAAGAACACCATCAACACGATGGTCGACCAGCTCGGCTCGTTCGCCTCGGAAGTGACCCGCGTCGCCCGCGAAGTGGGCTCGGAAGGAAAGCTCGGCGGACAGGCTGATGTGAAGGGGGTCGCCGGCACGTGGAAAGACCTCACGGACAACGTGAACTACATGGCCGGCAACTTGACGGCCCAGGTGCGAAACATCGCCGAAGTGACGACCGCCGTGGCCAACGGCGACCTGTCGAAAAAGATCACTGTCGACGTGAAGGGGGAAATCCTCGAGCTGAAGAACACCGTCAACATCATGGTGGATCAGCTTCGCTCCTTCGCGTCAGAAGTGACCCGCGTGGCCCGCGAGGTGGGGACCGAAGGCAAGCTGGGAGGCCAGGCTGATGTGAAGGGCGTGTCGGGAACGTGGAAAGACCTGACCGACAACGTCAACTACATGGCCGGCAACCTCACCGGTCAGGTCCGCGGCATCGCCCGCGTCGTGACGGCCGTCGCCAACGGCGACCTGCGCCAGAAACTCACGGTGGAAGCCAAGGGGGAAATCGCGGCCCTCTCGGAAACGATCAACAGCATGATCGACACCCTCGCAACCTTCGCCGATCAGGTGACGTCGGTGGCCCGCGAGGTGGGTGTCGAAGGCCGCCTCGGCGGCCAGGCGAGCGTCCCCGGCGCGGCCGGAACCTGGAAGGATCTGACCGACAACGTGAACCAGCTGGCGGCCAACCTGACCGGCCAGGTGCGGGCCATCGCCGAAGTGGCGACGGCTGTGACCAAAGGCGACCTCACGCGGTTCATCACGGTGGAAGCCCGCGGCGAAGTGGCGGCTCTCAAAGACAACATCAATGAGATGATCCGCAACCTGAAGGACACGACGCACAAGAACAGCGAGCAGGACTGGCTGAAAACCAACCTCGCCAAGTTCAGCCGCATGCTCCAGGGGCAGAAAGACCTGCTCACGGTCGGCCGCCTGATCCTCTCGGAGCTGGCCCCCGTCGTCTCGGCTCAGCACGGCGTCTTCTACATCTTCGACAACTCCGGCGAGCCGCAACTGCGGCTCCTGGCCAGCTACGCCTATCGCGAGCGGCGGCACATCGGCAATTCGTTCAGGCTCGGCGAAGGGCTCGTCGGACAGTGCGCGTTCGAGAAGCAGAAAATCCTGCTGGGCCACGTGCCGCCCGACTATGTCCAGATCTCCTCGGGCCTCGGTGAAGCCACTCCGCTGAACGTCATCGTGCTTCCGGTGATCTTCGAAGGCCAGGTCAAGGCGGTCATCGAACTGGCCTCGTTCGAACGCTTCAGCCTCGCGCACCATGCCTTCCTCGATCAGCTCACCGAATCGATCGGCATCGTGCTGAATACGATCGAAGCCAACATGCGGACCGAAGACCTGCTCAAGCAGTCTCAGTCGCTGGCCCGCGAGCTTCAGAGCCAGCAGCAGGAACTCAAGAGCACCAATGAGCAGCTCGAAGAGAAGGCCCGCCTGCTCGCGGAGCAGAACGTGGAGGTCGAACGCAAGAACGAGGAAGTCGAACAGGCACGGCAGGCCCTGGAGGAGAAGGCGACACAGCTCGCCCTCACCTCCAAGTACAAATCAGAGTTCCTCGCGAACATGTCGCACGAACTCCGGACTCCCCTCAACAGCCTGTTGATCCTTTCCGACCAGCTCCGCCGGAACCGCGAAGGAAACCTGCAGGCCAAGCAGCTCGAATTCGCGCAGACCATTCACGCCGCCGGCAACGATCTGCTCAACCTCATCAATGACATTCTCGACCTGTCGAAGATCGAATCGGGTACGGTTGTACTCGATATCGGCGAACTCCAGTTCGGCGACCTCCGCGACTACGTCGAACGCACGTTCCGGCACGTCGCCGATTCCAAGCGGCTCGAGTTCGCCATCGATCTCGACGAACGGCTTCCCCGTTCGCTCTACACCGATTCCAAGCGTCTCCAGCAGGTCATCAAGAATCTGCTCTCCAATGCGTTCAAGTTCACGCACACCGGGCACGTCTCGCTCTCGATCCAGGTGGTTGAAGGCGGCTGGTCCACCGATCATGACACCTTGAACAAGGCACGTACGGTCCTCGCCTTCAGCGTCGAAGATACCGGCATCGGAATTCCGTCCGACAAGCAGCGGATCATCTTCGAAGCGTTTCAGCAGGCGGACGGCAGCACGAACCGCAAATACGGCGGAACGGGCCTGGGCCTCGCGATCAGCCGCGAGCTCTCCAATATCCTGGGCGGCGAACTCCGGCTCGTCAGCCACATCGGCACCGGCAGCCAGTTCACGCTCTATCTGCCCGTCAGTTATGCCCCGGTCAAATCCCACCGTCGGATCGTCGCCGAGACGCAGCCGTCCGGCATGCCGGGCCTGCCCGCGCCGTCCGGGTCTGACGACGAAGGCGCCTACCTCGTCGAGGCCATCGATCCGGTCATCTCCAGCAACGTCTTTGCAGATGATCGTGAACAACTGGGCGTCGGCGAGCGGGTCCTGCTCGCCGTCGACAACGACGAAGCATTTGTCCGCATCCTCCTCGATGCTTGCCGCGATATCGGCTGGAAGGGAATCGCGACAACCAGCGGCGCGGCGGCCCTCGCGATGGCCCGCGATCTCCGGCCCGATGCCATCACCCTCGACCTGCGCCTCCCGGATATCGACGGCTGGCGCGTTCTCGACCGGCTGAAAAACGACGCCGAAACCCGCCACATCCCCGTCTACATCATCACGACCGAAGACGAGCAGCGCGAACGAGGCCGCCAGCGCGGAGCGCTTGGCGTCCTGGCCAAGCCCTTCCAAAGCAAGGAACTGCTGGAAGAAGCGCTCCTCTCCCTCAAGAGCTATGTCGAGCGTGAAGCGCGACGGCTGCTCGTGCTCGAGTCCGAGCCGGCGCACCCGTCGTCCCTCAGTCATCTCCTGTCTCACGAAGGAGCGATGCTGACAACCACCACCAGCGCCGACGACGCCCTCGAGCGGATCGCCTCCGAGCGCTTCGACTGCGTGGTCGTCGGTCCGGATATCCCAGAGATGGCCTTCCGCGAGATCCTCGATGCCGCGGAGCGGAGCCCTGTCCTGAACGACACTCCGCTCATCGTCTACCACTCGCGAAGCCTCTCCAAGCGGGACGAATCCCGCATGAACCGTCTCCGGAGCAGCCTCGTCCTCAAGGAGGTGCGTTCGCCCGAACGTCTCCTCGACCAGGCCTCGCTGTACCTGCATTCGCCCATTTCGAGGCTCGGGGAATCGCAGCAGACGCTCTTCCGACAGCTGCATGAATCGGACACCGTGCTGGACGGGAAGACGGTGCTCATCGTCGACGACGACGTCCGGAACATCTTCGCGATGACAAGCATCCTCGAGCAGCATCGGATGAACGTGATCCCGTCCGAAAGTGGCAAGGATGCCATTCAGCTCCTCAAGGAGCGCAGCGATATCGATATCGTCCTGATGGACATCATGATGCCCGACATGGACGGCTATGAAACGATACGCACGATCCGTCGCGTGTCGACTCTGAAGTCGCTCCCCATCGTCGCCGTCACGGCGAAGGCCATGAAAGGGGACCGGGAAAAGTGCCTGCAGGCCGGGGCCTGGGACTACCTGTCGAAGCCGGTCGACCCCGACTACATGCTCGGCGTCCTCAGGGCCTGGCTTCACCGCTGA